A region of Scleropages formosus chromosome 2, fSclFor1.1, whole genome shotgun sequence DNA encodes the following proteins:
- the LOC114909298 gene encoding NACHT, LRR and PYD domains-containing protein 12-like isoform X2, which produces MEDPVSEIGASADCKKGGAASGKTPKSVQQERSVSPTPSCVSMKSNRSIQPPTNFKEGELPTCQSVQQERSMLPPPSGFSLKSDGSMQAVNNFRDGELPAAQTEEETSVSPVFSCISMKSDRSMHPPNYFKEGELSTHESVHQEGAVSPVPTDELLKTCQSKLKSHLKKNFDCVFQGQAKQGDPTLLNDIYTELYISEGGTGGISDEHEVRHIERALKKPAIQETTMKYSDIFTALPGKATHIRTVMTLGIAGIGKTVTVHKFILDWAEGKENQDINFIFPLPFRDLNLKKDKDFCLIQLLHDFLPEVKEFGLTQLFHSKVLFVFDGLDECRLPLDFKNDEICSDVTKTTSLDVLLTNLMKGNLFPSALIWITSRPAAASLIPPECVHRVTEIRGFNDPQKDEYFTKRFSDENLAKRIIAHVKSSRSLYIMCHIPVFCWISATVLERLFVEEHSGEIPKTLTEMYTHFLIFQTSLKNAKYLKKQETEPLKSLEADKDFVLKLGNLAFNNLKNGNLIFYEEDLRKFGINVNEASVYSGVCTEVFREDFGFYEGKVYCFIHLSVQEYLAALHQFMANTEPDLLKKTVDQALESKNGHLNLYLRFLLGLSKECSQNLFKGLLTQRKMSCNITEIVEYINSRIYENLSPEKTIYLFHCLNELNDSSLVDKVQNYLNRECLSEKDMKLTEWSALAYVLMKSAKEMDILNLKNCTLCDEGLQRMLLVIQVSRTALLNSCSLTERCCEALASILNSDSNLRVLDLSDNDLQDSGVELLSVGLENQQCKLDTLRLSNCKLTEGGCTSLASALRSNPCSHLRELDLSYNDPGDSGVTLLSDLLLDPTCKLETVRLKMCGLTERCCEALASVLTSNSSHLRELDLNNNDLQDSGVELLSTGLGNQQCKLDTLRLSGCSIREGGCAALASALHSNPCSHLRELDLSYNHPGDSGVKLLSHLLQDPTCKLEALNVDHGGECRIRPGLLKYSCHLTLDPNSANTHLYLFEDNRKVTWRSEKQQYPDHPDRFDCFPQVLCAESLSGRCYWEVHWSGYGAVIGVTYKGIGRKGNSDDCGIGDNDKSWILSCCGGSYSVWHNNRETAIPVPISHRLGVYVDCVSGTLSFYSISSGKQTLLYRFTSTFTEALCPAFGVYSMGSLVSLCEME; this is translated from the exons ATGGAAGATCCTGTCTCTGAAATCGGTGCCTCTGCGGACTGTAAAAAGGGGGGTGCGGCTTCAGGAAAGACCCCCAAGAG TGTCCAGCAGGAGAGATCAGTGTCACCCACACCTAGCTGTGTATCCATGAAGAGCAACAGATCAATTCAACCACCAACAAACTTCAAGGAGGGAGAATTGCCTACATGTCAAAG TGTCCAGCAAGAGAGATCAATGTTACCTCCACCCAGTGGTTTTTCTCTGAAGAGTGATGGGTCCATGCAGGCAGTGAACAACTTCAGGGATGGAGAACTTCCTGCGGCTCAAAC TGAGGAGGAGACATCAGTCTCACCTGTATTCAGCTGTATATCCATGAAGAGTGATCGGTCAATGCATCCACCAAACTACTTCAAGGAGGGAGAATTATCTACCCATGAAAG TGTCCATCAGGAGGGAGCAGTCTCACCTGTACCTACTG ATGAACTCCTAAAGACATGTCAGTCAAAACTCAAATCCCATCTGAAGAAGAATTTTGACTGTGTATTTCAAGGACAAGCTAAGCAAGGAGACCCAACCCTTCTGAatgatatttacacagagctctacataaGTGAAGGTGGTACTGGTGGGATCagtgatgaacatgaagtgagacaCATTGAGAGAGCACTCAAGAAACCAGCTATACAAGAAACTACAATGAAATACAGTGATATTTTTACAGCCTTGCCTGGAAAAGCAACACATATAAGAACTGTGATGACACTGGGGATTGCAGGTATTGGGAAAACAGTGACTGTGCacaaatttattcttgactgggcagaaggaaaagaaaatcaagacatcaatttcatatttcctcttcctttccgAGACCTAAATTTGAAAAAGGATAAAGACTTCTGTCTGATCCAACTGCTTCATGACTTTCTCCCAGAAGTCAAAGAGTTTGGACTCACTCAACTTTTTCATTCCAAAgtcttgtttgtctttgatggtctggatgagtgTCGCCTTCCTCTAGATTTTAAGAACGATGAGATCTGCTCTGATGTAACAAAGACAACATCACTGGATGTGTTGTTGACCAACCTCATGAAAGGGAatctgtttccttctgctctcatctggataacTTCCCGACCAGCGGCCGCCAGTCTGATCCCTCCTGAGTGTGTTCATCGCGTAACAGAGATACGAGGGTTCAATGACCCTCAGAAGGATGAATACTTCACAAAGAGATTCAGTGATGAGAATCTGGCTAAGAGGATCATTGCACATGTGAAGTCATCAAGGAGcctctacatcatgtgtcacattccagtcttctgctggatttcagccactgttctCGAGAGGCTCTTTGTCGAGGAGCACAGTGGAGAAATTCCCAAGactctcactgagatgtacacacacttcctgataTTTCAGACCAGTTTAAAGAATGCGAAGTatctgaaaaaacaagaaacggAGCCTCTGAAATCTTTAGAGGCAGATAAggattttgttttgaaactgGGAAACTTGGCTTTCAACAACCTTAAAAACGGAAATCTaatattttatgaggaagatcTGAGAAAGTTTGGCATTAATGTCAATGAAGCTTCAGTGTattctggagtgtgtacagaagtGTTTAGAGAAGACTTTGGGTTCTATGAGgggaaggtttactgctttatacatctgagtgttcaggagtatcTTGCTGCTTTACATCAGTTTATGGCAAATACTGAGCCTGACCTGCTGAAGAAAACAGTGGATCAAGCTTTAgagagcaagaatggacacttgaacctctacctccgcttccttcttggcctttcaaAGGAATGCAGTCAAAACCTTTTTAAAGGACTACTGACACAGAGGAAAATGTCTTGTAACATTACAGAAATAGTGGAATACATTAATTCAAGGATCTATGAAAACCTCTCTCCAGAGAAGACCATTTATCTCTTCCACTGcctgaatgaactgaatgacaGCTCTCTGGTGGACAAAGTACAAAATTACCTGAACAGGGAATGTCTTTCAGAAAAGGACATGAAACTCACGGAGTGGTCAGCTTTGGCCTATGTGTTGATGAAATCAGCAAAGGAAATGGATATATTAAAcctgaaaaactgcactttatGTGATGAAGGTCTTCAGAGGATGCTGCTAGTGATCCAGGTCTCCAGAACTGCTCT GCTGAATAGTTGTTCTCTCACtgagagatgctgtgaagcgTTGGCTTCAATTCTGAATTCAGACTCGAACCTGAGAGTtttagacctgagtgacaatgacctgcaggactCAGGAGTGGAACTTCTCTCAGTTGGACTGGAGAaccaacagtgtaaactggacacactgag ACTGTCCAACTGTAAACTCACAGAGGGAGGCTgtacttctctggcttcagctctgcgttcgaacccctgttcacatctgagagagctggatctgagctacaatgaCCCAGGGGACTCAGGAGTTActctgctctctgatctactgcTAGATCCCACTTGTAAACTGGAGACAGTAAG GCTGAAGATGTGTGGACtgacagagagatgctgtgaagctctggcctcagttctTACATCAAACtcctcacacctgagagagctggatttgaataacaatgacctgcaggattcaggagtggAACTGCTCTCTACTGGACTGGGGAaccaacagtgtaaactggacacactgag ACTCTCTGGCTGTTCTATCAGAGAAGGAGGCTGTGCtgctctggcttcagctctgcattcgaacccctgttcacaccttagagagctggatctgagctacaatcacccaggagactcaggagtgaagctgctctctcaTCTACTGCAGGATCCCACCTGCAAACTAGAGGCACTCAA tgtggaccatggtggagaGTGCAGGATAAGACCAGGGCTTCTCAAAT ACTCCTGCCACCTCACATTGGATCCCAactcagcaaacacacacctgtatctgTTTGAGGACAACAGGAAGGTGACATGGAGGAGTGAGAAACAGCAAtatcctgatcatccagacagatttgaCTGTTTTCCTCAAGTTCTGTGTGCAGAGAGTCTGTCtggtcgctgttactgggaggttcacTGGAGTGGATATGGAGCTGtaataggagtgacttataaaggaatcgGGAGGAAAGGAAACAGTGATGACTGTGGAATTGGAGACAATGACAAGTCCTGGATTCTGAGCTGCTGTGGTGGGAGTTACTCCGTCTGGCACAATAACAGGGAGACTGCAATACCTGTACCCATCTCCCACAGATtaggagtgtatgtggactgtgtgtccggcactctgtccttctacagcatCTCCTCCGGTAAACAGACcctcctgtacaggttcacctccacattcactgaggCCCTCTGTCCTGCTTTTGGGGTTTATTCCATGGGCTCTTTGGTGTCGCTGTGTGAGAtggagtaa
- the LOC114909298 gene encoding NLR family CARD domain-containing protein 3-like isoform X3 — protein MEDPVSEIGASADCKKGGAASGKTPKSVQQERSVSPTPSCVSMKSNRSIQPPTNFKEGELPTCQSVQQERSMLPPPSGFSLKSDGSMQAVNNFRDGELPAAQTEEETSVSPVFSCISMKSDRSMHPPNYFKEGELSTHESVHQEGAVSPVPTDELLKTCQSKLKSHLKKNFDCVFQGQAKQGDPTLLNDIYTELYISEGGTGGISDEHEVRHIERALKKPAIQETTMKYSDIFTALPGKATHIRTVMTLGIAGIGKTVTVHKFILDWAEGKENQDINFIFPLPFRDLNLKKDKDFCLIQLLHDFLPEVKEFGLTQLFHSKVLFVFDGLDECRLPLDFKNDEICSDVTKTTSLDVLLTNLMKGNLFPSALIWITSRPAAASLIPPECVHRVTEIRGFNDPQKDEYFTKRFSDENLAKRIIAHVKSSRSLYIMCHIPVFCWISATVLERLFVEEHSGEIPKTLTEMYTHFLIFQTSLKNAKYLKKQETEPLKSLEADKDFVLKLGNLAFNNLKNGNLIFYEEDLRKFGINVNEASVYSGVCTEVFREDFGFYEGKVYCFIHLSVQEYLAALHQFMANTEPDLLKKTVDQALESKNGHLNLYLRFLLGLSKECSQNLFKGLLTQRKMSCNITEIVEYINSRIYENLSPEKTIYLFHCLNELNDSSLVDKVQNYLNRECLSEKDMKLTEWSALAYVLMKSAKEMDILNLKNCTLCDEGLQRMLLVIQVSRTALLNSCSLTERCCEALASILNSDSNLRVLDLSDNDLQDSGVELLSVGLENQQCKLDTLRLSGCSIREGGCAALASALHSNPCSHLRELDLSYNHPGDSGVKLLSHLLQDPTCKLEALNVDHGGECRIRPGLLKYSCHLTLDPNSANTHLYLFEDNRKVTWRSEKQQYPDHPDRFDCFPQVLCAESLSGRCYWEVHWSGYGAVIGVTYKGIGRKGNSDDCGIGDNDKSWILSCCGGSYSVWHNNRETAIPVPISHRLGVYVDCVSGTLSFYSISSGKQTLLYRFTSTFTEALCPAFGVYSMGSLVSLCEME, from the exons ATGGAAGATCCTGTCTCTGAAATCGGTGCCTCTGCGGACTGTAAAAAGGGGGGTGCGGCTTCAGGAAAGACCCCCAAGAG TGTCCAGCAGGAGAGATCAGTGTCACCCACACCTAGCTGTGTATCCATGAAGAGCAACAGATCAATTCAACCACCAACAAACTTCAAGGAGGGAGAATTGCCTACATGTCAAAG TGTCCAGCAAGAGAGATCAATGTTACCTCCACCCAGTGGTTTTTCTCTGAAGAGTGATGGGTCCATGCAGGCAGTGAACAACTTCAGGGATGGAGAACTTCCTGCGGCTCAAAC TGAGGAGGAGACATCAGTCTCACCTGTATTCAGCTGTATATCCATGAAGAGTGATCGGTCAATGCATCCACCAAACTACTTCAAGGAGGGAGAATTATCTACCCATGAAAG TGTCCATCAGGAGGGAGCAGTCTCACCTGTACCTACTG ATGAACTCCTAAAGACATGTCAGTCAAAACTCAAATCCCATCTGAAGAAGAATTTTGACTGTGTATTTCAAGGACAAGCTAAGCAAGGAGACCCAACCCTTCTGAatgatatttacacagagctctacataaGTGAAGGTGGTACTGGTGGGATCagtgatgaacatgaagtgagacaCATTGAGAGAGCACTCAAGAAACCAGCTATACAAGAAACTACAATGAAATACAGTGATATTTTTACAGCCTTGCCTGGAAAAGCAACACATATAAGAACTGTGATGACACTGGGGATTGCAGGTATTGGGAAAACAGTGACTGTGCacaaatttattcttgactgggcagaaggaaaagaaaatcaagacatcaatttcatatttcctcttcctttccgAGACCTAAATTTGAAAAAGGATAAAGACTTCTGTCTGATCCAACTGCTTCATGACTTTCTCCCAGAAGTCAAAGAGTTTGGACTCACTCAACTTTTTCATTCCAAAgtcttgtttgtctttgatggtctggatgagtgTCGCCTTCCTCTAGATTTTAAGAACGATGAGATCTGCTCTGATGTAACAAAGACAACATCACTGGATGTGTTGTTGACCAACCTCATGAAAGGGAatctgtttccttctgctctcatctggataacTTCCCGACCAGCGGCCGCCAGTCTGATCCCTCCTGAGTGTGTTCATCGCGTAACAGAGATACGAGGGTTCAATGACCCTCAGAAGGATGAATACTTCACAAAGAGATTCAGTGATGAGAATCTGGCTAAGAGGATCATTGCACATGTGAAGTCATCAAGGAGcctctacatcatgtgtcacattccagtcttctgctggatttcagccactgttctCGAGAGGCTCTTTGTCGAGGAGCACAGTGGAGAAATTCCCAAGactctcactgagatgtacacacacttcctgataTTTCAGACCAGTTTAAAGAATGCGAAGTatctgaaaaaacaagaaacggAGCCTCTGAAATCTTTAGAGGCAGATAAggattttgttttgaaactgGGAAACTTGGCTTTCAACAACCTTAAAAACGGAAATCTaatattttatgaggaagatcTGAGAAAGTTTGGCATTAATGTCAATGAAGCTTCAGTGTattctggagtgtgtacagaagtGTTTAGAGAAGACTTTGGGTTCTATGAGgggaaggtttactgctttatacatctgagtgttcaggagtatcTTGCTGCTTTACATCAGTTTATGGCAAATACTGAGCCTGACCTGCTGAAGAAAACAGTGGATCAAGCTTTAgagagcaagaatggacacttgaacctctacctccgcttccttcttggcctttcaaAGGAATGCAGTCAAAACCTTTTTAAAGGACTACTGACACAGAGGAAAATGTCTTGTAACATTACAGAAATAGTGGAATACATTAATTCAAGGATCTATGAAAACCTCTCTCCAGAGAAGACCATTTATCTCTTCCACTGcctgaatgaactgaatgacaGCTCTCTGGTGGACAAAGTACAAAATTACCTGAACAGGGAATGTCTTTCAGAAAAGGACATGAAACTCACGGAGTGGTCAGCTTTGGCCTATGTGTTGATGAAATCAGCAAAGGAAATGGATATATTAAAcctgaaaaactgcactttatGTGATGAAGGTCTTCAGAGGATGCTGCTAGTGATCCAGGTCTCCAGAACTGCTCT GCTGAATAGTTGTTCTCTCACtgagagatgctgtgaagcgTTGGCTTCAATTCTGAATTCAGACTCGAACCTGAGAGTtttagacctgagtgacaatgacctgcaggactCAGGAGTGGAACTTCTCTCAGTTGGACTGGAGAaccaacagtgtaaactggacacactgag ACTCTCTGGCTGTTCTATCAGAGAAGGAGGCTGTGCtgctctggcttcagctctgcattcgaacccctgttcacaccttagagagctggatctgagctacaatcacccaggagactcaggagtgaagctgctctctcaTCTACTGCAGGATCCCACCTGCAAACTAGAGGCACTCAA tgtggaccatggtggagaGTGCAGGATAAGACCAGGGCTTCTCAAAT ACTCCTGCCACCTCACATTGGATCCCAactcagcaaacacacacctgtatctgTTTGAGGACAACAGGAAGGTGACATGGAGGAGTGAGAAACAGCAAtatcctgatcatccagacagatttgaCTGTTTTCCTCAAGTTCTGTGTGCAGAGAGTCTGTCtggtcgctgttactgggaggttcacTGGAGTGGATATGGAGCTGtaataggagtgacttataaaggaatcgGGAGGAAAGGAAACAGTGATGACTGTGGAATTGGAGACAATGACAAGTCCTGGATTCTGAGCTGCTGTGGTGGGAGTTACTCCGTCTGGCACAATAACAGGGAGACTGCAATACCTGTACCCATCTCCCACAGATtaggagtgtatgtggactgtgtgtccggcactctgtccttctacagcatCTCCTCCGGTAAACAGACcctcctgtacaggttcacctccacattcactgaggCCCTCTGTCCTGCTTTTGGGGTTTATTCCATGGGCTCTTTGGTGTCGCTGTGTGAGAtggagtaa